A segment of the Mytilus trossulus isolate FHL-02 chromosome 12, PNRI_Mtr1.1.1.hap1, whole genome shotgun sequence genome:
GAGCATATAATGTTTCTGTTCGGAATAAATTATGACAAAAATTAATTGACGGCttataaaacattcattttaaagaaatactGCAAAAGTACCTAAATTGATGCACATATGAATACCTTTCATACCTATAGGAGGAGGGACGCACATTTGTCTTATATTATCGATCAGTCGCTGGATATATTGTCATTTGTAACCTGCACCTGTTGTTTCTGTTTCCTATATTACATATTCTGCCCCTGTATTTCGAGGAAAATTGTTGGGAAATGTATGAACTTATCAAGCATCCGGGGTGCATCAGGTTTTTTCTCTCTCCTCTCCTTTATcctttatataaaatagaaatgttGTCAAGTATGTCAATGACACGATAACGACAACAAAGGCATAGACATTCCTGTTTAAAAGTTGATCAGATTGTTTTAtcccatcttttttttttatcaataaagtaCAATAACTAACCTTGAACATATTAAcacaatttgtaattttaagtgAGATGAAAATTACTTTTATCATACTTCCGACTTTGACTCATGTTATTCATAAAGTGTCTCCTGACCGAAAGaaaagtttgtttattaaaataataataaaaacaaggatgtgtccatagtacacggatgcacTACTCGCACTatctttttctatgttcaatggaccgtgaaattaggatacaaaaaaaacttatttggcattaaaattagaaagatcatatcaaagtaaacaggtgtactaagtttcaagttgttcgaacttcaacttcatcaaaaactactttgaccaaaaactttaacataaagCGGGACAGATGGACGAACGAATAGACGtacaaacgaacgaacggacgcactgaccatcgtaggtggggcataaaaggTGGAGaagattaacaaaatataattcttgtatgtcaaataaactcatcatagatatcaggactaaattttgtacattttatatatgccagacgcgcgtttcgtatacaaaagactcatcagtgacgctcgaatccaaaaaaagttaaaaaggccaaataaagtctTTGTTATGTGATGTTGGGGAAGGAAACTTTAACAAAGGCTTGTGATCTTATTTCTTAACATTTCACTTACTTTTTactttatcatttatataacacgATAATGATTCCGTGTTCATAGAAAAAAGCCATCGATCCAAGGTTAATGAGTATTTTCCTTTCCAACATCATGTTTGGTTGTTAGAAACTGAGAATTTTGTGCACAGTAAATATCAAGTAATAAGGTTATatgatacaaaataatataataagtgagttatattattattgaacattgtatttaattgtaaaaaaagtatataataattaatttcagatcagtgtattataattattatcatTGAACATTGTattgaattatacaattctagtatgtataaaaaaaatatacttaagaattgaatgcttctttttgtaaatttgttggggtttaaaagcgttgaccgaagtacaatttgcgcttcattctaaaaatgtacgcacggtcaacgcttttacaaccatataaagttacaaaaagaagcattcaatacttataattacatttttttgctaggatcatgaaaacacgatttttatccagttttatttaattcacctgtgcactttattgtgggacctcgtgtcatcatgcatgataaatgtaattgtctcatgcaattgtttacggaataacatgtgatgtgctgttagccaatcagaataacgtattataatgaaacatacatctaatgtaattatttatctATATCAAACCCTGTTTTATAGATACTAACAATTTCAGGGTACCTTACAGTTAAAGCTGTAGTGGTAAGGTCATTGTTAACAGCTTTAATGcaattaatttatattcaagtgttaaaaaatatataatataccaAAGGAGGTACAATGTAATGTCACATTCATTATCCCCGAATTGACTCATATATTAAACCTACTAAAATATCGAGCAGAATTACAAAAGTTTCATaggaaatatgataaaaacaatccTTGAAATCGCATCAGCATTCAGGGAATATGTTAAGCCTAGATGCCATCATCTAATGAACAATCTAGATGACCTACGAAGACTGTCGATAGTCATTTGACCcgatatacatataaatagaaCGACTAGCACACGTAACGGTTTAATAACGATTTTTCTAGgttaatttgattaaatattagATTTTAAGATAATGTTTATGTTTAACATTGTTTCACCTGTTTAAGAATGAATGTATGGGCAAAATGTTGCTTTTCGGTGAATTTTATTGTGTTAAACTTTTCACGATTAATAAATGAACATGTTACTCACCTGAGCCACCCAACTCTAACTAAGGGCCAAAAGTTGCAATTTTATGGACCCAAATGATTGTGAATTACAATACTATATCAGCTAtggttttatttaaaagaagaaaataaatggcTACTATTCGAATTGTTAGATTCAAATTctgctttatttatgtttgatCAAAAACAACGCAATCATACATTTGAATCTTCATAACTGTAACTATTAAGATGCCCTTTAAATGAttacaaagttttatgaccacaAAGGACGTTTAAAGTATTAATCTCTTAATATCTCCttctagttttgttttaatctatctTGAAAGACTTCCGATTGATGTTAATTAAGTACGATAGGTTATGACTAATAAATTGTCATCCTTGTTCTCACTATGGTCATACCTAGTTCTCGCTACATTCAtaacttttgtttgtctttttatatttaactatGGCGTTGTCAActaattttcaatctatgagtttgactattccctctggtgtctttcgtccctcttttactcgTTATAGTCATAATCTGTACTCGTTATGGCCGCAACTTGAAATCGCACTGGTACTGGCTATGGTCATACCTTGTACTCACTAcggtaaaatatatatactcgATATGGCCATAACTTGTTATCCCTATGGTCATAACATGTCTTTgctacaaaagagggacgaaagataccaaagggacagtcaaacacgaaaatctaaaacaaactgacaacgccatgactacaaatgaaaaagataaacagacaaacaatagtacacatgacacaacatagaaaaccaaagaataaacaacacgaaaatGTATAGTCGTTACTTGTACTCGTTACGGTCATTTCGCGTTCTCGATATGGTCATAGCTGATACCCGTTAAGGTCATTACTTGTACGTGGAAAGGTCATAAGGTgttctatctatggtcataacTTGTTTTTGCTATGGTAAACACAGAACTCTCTATGCATGGTAAGAACTTGTACTAATTAAGTTCAGAACTTTTATTCGCTAGGATTAGAACTTGTACTCGCTATGGTCACAACTTGTATTTGAAGTCCCATTTGACTcacaactttatatataaatattaataaaaaccttAGAAcatcttttttcctttttccagATATTTATCAATAGACCTAATTCATAGTTTTCATACAAAGTCATCGATTCTAGATAACTTATTTTGTGCACAGGCCTTCGTGTGAGCCcggttcagaaaaaaataagtggAAATGACACCGTTTTAGTAAGTATGCCGAAAGTGCACAAGAAAAATTATTTCTCAtgtatttgctaatttgatatgcgtttattgaaaacaatattctcttttttttcagaCGGTTGCCCTGCGGGCTTAACGACTGAACaggaattaattttaaattacgACGGAAACTGCTATTTCTTTTCAAACACTGCTTTAAGTTATAGTCAAGCTAACAATAGCTGTGCTCAGAAGGAAGGCTTTTTAGCTGTTATACGAGACAATGCTACTCAAATTGCAATTTCCAAGCATGCAAACCTAGTTTCAGATATCGCAGAAAGCTCTAGTTATTGGATTGGAATTAAAAGAGAAAACTCAACGTATACTACAACTTCTTTAGGTATGTATAAGGTATAAGGGTCGGTATGCATGACCTTGAcatataatgatttacttttataaattgtgacttggatggagagttgtctcattggtactcatacaacatcttcctatatctatgaagcTACTTGAGTTAAGATTTGTTTGGAACGGAGGGATTTTCCTGCATAATCTACGATAACTTAGTACTACGATTGTGGTTTTATGCATATTAGTCCATTGCTCTTAATAATATATAATCGGGATACCTTTtgtggggtatctagtttaaaaaaagtgtgcggtgacccagccaaccaaccaagatggccgccatggctaaaaatagaacataggggaaaACAGTATTCTAGGATAggtaattttgaattgtttttattataggtAATTCAGCAgaattcttaaattttgattcAAATTCTCTTTCGCCTGTTCAAACTGGTCAAAGAGGATGTGCAAGGTTAGATTTAACAGAAGATTCTAAATGGATTGCTGATGATTGTGCTAGAGTTTTCTGGGATATCGGGCATGTTTGTCAATATACTGGAACAAGTAAGTTTAAATAGGTCAAAGTCTGATACTTGAAATACAGTCTGTagaaaagaattgaaaaaaaaaaaaaaaaaaaaaaataccaaacgtACATTCAATCTCATAAGATGAAAATGAAGTAACAACTCttgtgaaaaaagaaaaaaaaaccactagaACTATACGCAAAaggtatacaaaacacaacacaaagaactaaatactgagcaacacgaaccccactgaAGACCGGGGATGATCTACcaagtagatcctgctccacaagtGACAACCGTCCAAACTTCTGATGAGAAATCATACAGATTGACGCATAAAAAGACTAATCTTCTTAGAAATTCACATATTTGTCATTATGGAAGAATCTAATCACATAAAATAGGCCAATGTGATCTAAGGCTGTCCCCGTTTTCCTGTTATCAActtgttttaaaatagtttgatttgtttatttcaccgtcttttttcttttagtgATCTCATATTATGCAATCGAGACTCTTTATCAACGAGGATTTAAAGGATACACCCCTCCCCTTTTTCCACATTACCTCGGTCCCATAATTTTTAAGGAAACAACCAATCTTTTTCAATTCCATTCTGAAACATATTTCGTCTCGAGATAAAGAATCATTATATCTACACGAACAAGAcaaaaaaagtgcaaaataaGCACATTGCTTTTGTTGTTGTTCTAAACTTCAGTCACATAAACTAAAACTACCGAATTTACACGGGCACATTGGCGCaattaagttgtggcgcaaatgagttactTTCTGGCGCAAAAAGAAATCGCCCGTACAATTCGGCTCCTGTTTCATAAATTATCAATGAAAGTCTAA
Coding sequences within it:
- the LOC134693876 gene encoding uncharacterized protein LOC134693876 isoform X7 produces the protein MHCASKYLSGYVLFLAVQIVFSQNGCPAGLTTEQELILNYDGNCYFFSNTALSYSQANNSCAQKEGFLAVIRDNATQIAISKHANLVSDIAESSSYWIGIKRENSTYTTTSLGNSAEFLNFDSNSLSPVQTGQRGCARLDLTEDSKWIADDCARVFWDIGHVCQYTGTSSAAYIKAGPGFIISILTVFLILQ